A single region of the Saprospiraceae bacterium genome encodes:
- a CDS encoding helix-turn-helix domain-containing protein, producing MKLYIKYMVSLRCKMMVKEELQKLGLHYVVVDLGMVEILEDITQEQRDQFKKNLLDSGLEVLDDSKAILIEKIKSIVIEMIHYSDEFPKVNYSDYISKKLGYDYTYLANTFSEVKGITLQQFIILHKIERVKELILYDELNLTEISYKLDYSSPAHLSNQFKKITGLTPSFYKKLKLKRNKNLEDM from the coding sequence ATGAAACTATACATCAAATACATGGTTAGTCTTCGATGCAAAATGATGGTTAAGGAGGAATTGCAAAAGCTGGGCCTACATTATGTTGTAGTTGATCTGGGTATGGTAGAAATTTTGGAGGATATCACTCAAGAGCAGCGTGATCAGTTTAAGAAAAACCTCTTGGATTCAGGCCTTGAGGTTTTGGACGATAGTAAGGCCATCTTGATTGAAAAAATCAAAAGTATAGTGATTGAAATGATCCACTATTCAGATGAATTTCCTAAAGTGAATTATTCAGATTACATAAGTAAAAAATTAGGCTATGATTATACCTATCTGGCGAATACATTCTCCGAAGTCAAAGGGATCACCCTACAGCAATTTATAATCCTTCACAAGATTGAAAGGGTAAAGGAATTAATCCTTTATGATGAACTCAATCTTACCGAAATTTCCTATAAGCTTGATTATAGCAGTCCTGCGCACTTATCAAACCAGTTCAAGAAAATTACCGGCCTGACTCCTTCCTTTTACAAAAAATTGAAACTGAAACGAAATAAAAACTTGGAAGATATGTGA
- a CDS encoding bestrophin family ion channel, whose protein sequence is MYTKRNYGFWMTFNWSKMPFLYGLALALGIHFFCHWTGIDIALPWQPVSVIGIAVAFYLGFKNNSSYDRTWEARKIWGSIVNNSRTFGAAVVAFIQSADELKNAALKKEMIYRHIAWMTALRYQLRLSRSWEHTEDRVKGLYIPTICEAYFEQLDEELMAFIPEEEFQQYKPKTNIATQILRKQSERLQQLCNEKYYDDFRHMELHQLIRSFYEDQGKSERIKNFPFPRQYASVAYWLSLVFCILVPLALYDIFAETESLLYWLWPLFSALITWIFFLMEKIGDYSENPFEGTYNDVPITAIARGIEIDIREMIDDTGIPGGIKDIDGFLM, encoded by the coding sequence ATGTACACTAAACGAAATTACGGGTTTTGGATGACCTTCAATTGGTCCAAAATGCCCTTCCTATACGGCCTGGCCCTGGCCCTTGGCATCCATTTTTTTTGTCATTGGACCGGCATTGATATTGCCCTTCCCTGGCAACCGGTCAGTGTGATCGGTATTGCCGTAGCTTTTTACCTGGGTTTTAAAAACAATAGTTCTTATGATCGGACCTGGGAGGCGCGTAAAATCTGGGGGTCTATTGTGAATAACAGCCGGACCTTCGGTGCAGCGGTAGTGGCTTTCATCCAATCGGCAGATGAGCTCAAAAACGCTGCCTTGAAAAAAGAGATGATCTATCGGCATATTGCCTGGATGACGGCGTTGCGCTACCAACTGCGACTCAGCCGGTCATGGGAGCACACCGAAGACAGGGTTAAAGGCTTGTATATTCCGACTATTTGTGAGGCTTACTTCGAACAGTTGGACGAGGAACTCATGGCATTTATACCGGAGGAAGAATTCCAACAATACAAACCAAAGACCAATATCGCGACTCAGATCCTACGCAAACAAAGTGAGCGGCTCCAGCAGTTGTGTAATGAAAAGTATTACGATGATTTCCGCCATATGGAGCTACATCAATTGATCCGTTCTTTTTACGAGGATCAGGGTAAAAGCGAAAGGATCAAGAACTTTCCATTCCCAAGGCAGTATGCATCGGTTGCCTATTGGCTTTCCTTGGTTTTTTGCATTTTAGTCCCACTGGCCTTGTACGATATCTTTGCCGAAACCGAAAGTCTGCTTTATTGGTTATGGCCGCTGTTTTCCGCCCTTATCACCTGGATTTTCTTTCTCATGGAAAAGATTGGTGATTATTCGGAAAATCCTTTTGAAGGTACTTACAACGATGTGCCGATTACCGCCATCGCCCGGGGCATTGAGATCGATATCCGGGAGATGATCGATGATACGGGCATTCCGGGGGGAATCAAGGACATCGATGGTTTTTTGATGTAA
- a CDS encoding energy transducer TonB, giving the protein MKNIVVTLIMVFLAFPYLGSSQDRSTDELSFEVNRSYPPISITKEKLKGAHTLLDLNEHYKSSWIRTYISVEILTSHKGKTRKAVSKNDMLTQEQKDNMYTADVDADISVNVQYLPENTLKNNDAKEINFTFSVNPESEASYTGGQQQLKKYLKEKAIEQIPGGSFVDYDLAAVKFTVDEEGRIIDPLVLLPKDEKIDKLLLEAICNMPNWKPATHANGTKVKQEFVLTVGNMENCMVNLLNIRKD; this is encoded by the coding sequence ATGAAAAATATTGTTGTCACCTTGATTATGGTCTTTCTGGCCTTTCCTTATCTTGGTTCCTCACAAGACCGTTCAACGGATGAACTAAGCTTTGAAGTGAATAGAAGCTATCCGCCCATTTCCATTACAAAAGAAAAATTAAAAGGAGCCCATACCTTACTTGATCTTAACGAACATTATAAGTCTTCCTGGATCAGAACCTATATTTCAGTTGAGATTTTGACAAGCCATAAAGGAAAGACAAGGAAAGCAGTGAGTAAAAATGACATGCTCACCCAGGAACAAAAAGACAATATGTATACAGCTGACGTGGACGCGGATATTTCGGTTAATGTTCAATACCTTCCTGAGAACACCTTAAAAAATAATGATGCTAAAGAAATCAATTTCACCTTTTCAGTCAATCCTGAAAGCGAAGCAAGCTATACTGGTGGACAGCAACAATTAAAAAAATACCTGAAGGAGAAAGCCATTGAACAGATTCCTGGTGGAAGTTTCGTCGATTATGATTTAGCTGCCGTAAAATTTACCGTTGATGAAGAAGGGCGAATAATCGACCCCCTCGTGCTTTTGCCAAAAGATGAAAAAATAGATAAATTATTACTGGAGGCCATTTGCAATATGCCAAACTGGAAGCCCGCCACACATGCTAACGGCACCAAAGTAAAACAAGAATTTGTATTGACTGTTGGAAACATGGAAAACTGTATGGTCAACCTTTTGAATATCCGTAAGGATTGA
- a CDS encoding winged helix-turn-helix domain-containing protein gives MRMIGHEILKCWGDGESRIMPIEKIDGQYKISFEFEFGFDPDEIVAIIDRIITETRIASDYLVEVAQCETKAVVYSFEIRNAYPDMIPCGGRILPEDCYHLLITITDDVSLSLPNRQAIANSQAIIADSSSMEALSTAGSSLTASESKGSTLLKFAFFIIPLLFLIGFIGYFIKKKNLADIDPNLILIGAFQFDKRNMMLYFENEKIELSNKEAELLALLHAEANEPIAREVILQSVWGDEGNYVGRTLDVFISKLRKKLEADTSVKIVNIRGIGYKLVIA, from the coding sequence ATGAGAATGATTGGGCATGAAATTTTGAAGTGTTGGGGTGATGGTGAGTCGCGAATAATGCCAATTGAGAAGATCGATGGACAATACAAAATTTCTTTTGAATTTGAATTTGGGTTTGATCCAGATGAAATCGTCGCCATCATTGATCGCATTATAACGGAAACCAGGATTGCATCCGATTACTTGGTTGAAGTAGCGCAATGTGAGACGAAAGCCGTGGTGTATAGTTTTGAGATCAGAAATGCTTACCCTGATATGATTCCGTGTGGAGGTAGAATACTACCTGAAGATTGTTATCATCTTTTAATTACTATCACGGATGACGTTAGTCTCTCTCTACCCAACAGGCAGGCTATTGCCAATTCACAAGCTATAATAGCTGACAGCTCATCAATGGAAGCATTATCAACTGCTGGTTCGTCTTTAACTGCTTCGGAAAGCAAAGGATCAACGCTTTTAAAATTTGCCTTTTTTATTATTCCATTGCTTTTCCTGATTGGTTTTATAGGATACTTTATAAAGAAAAAGAACCTGGCAGATATTGATCCCAATTTGATCCTGATCGGCGCGTTTCAGTTTGATAAAAGAAACATGATGCTATATTTTGAAAATGAAAAGATTGAATTATCCAACAAAGAAGCGGAGCTACTTGCTTTACTTCATGCTGAGGCGAATGAGCCCATAGCACGTGAAGTTATCCTCCAAAGCGTATGGGGCGACGAAGGTAATTATGTGGGGCGAACGCTGGATGTTTTTATTTCAAAGTTACGCAAGAAGCTGGAGGCGGATACCAGTGTGAAAATTGTTAATATTCGTGGCATTGGTTATAAGCTTGTCATAGCATAG
- a CDS encoding transglutaminase family protein, with the protein MWLRTSYNLTFNIPAPTPFILMLRPRSGAQQWVALEEYNISPSVPVFEFTDIYGNLCQRLIAPPGIFSVHTSADIRTADYVDVAPGAIFTEIQYLPDTVLNYLLPSRYCESDRFSELATSITAGQRLGYDQVSMIEVWLRENISYIPGSSDFPISAIEVNTRQSGVCRDLAHLGIALCRGLSIPARMVVGYLHNLQPMDMHAWFEAYIAGRWYTFDATQTGLKGGYVALGFGRDAADVAVYNQFGPPVYPMEQVVQVTRIK; encoded by the coding sequence ATGTGGTTACGAACCAGCTATAACCTGACTTTCAATATCCCTGCACCAACGCCATTTATTCTGATGTTACGACCCCGCAGCGGCGCCCAGCAATGGGTGGCACTTGAGGAATACAACATTTCACCGAGTGTTCCGGTTTTCGAATTTACGGACATCTATGGCAATCTTTGTCAGCGACTTATTGCTCCTCCCGGCATTTTCTCCGTGCATACCTCTGCCGATATCCGAACAGCGGATTATGTGGATGTCGCTCCTGGCGCCATATTTACAGAAATCCAATACCTACCTGATACCGTTCTCAACTATTTATTACCAAGTCGGTACTGCGAGTCAGATCGTTTTAGCGAATTAGCTACTTCTATCACGGCTGGACAGCGACTGGGTTATGATCAGGTTTCTATGATAGAGGTTTGGCTGCGCGAAAACATAAGTTATATTCCTGGTAGCAGCGATTTCCCGATATCGGCTATAGAAGTCAATACTCGGCAATCAGGCGTTTGTCGGGATCTGGCACACTTGGGAATCGCGTTATGCCGTGGGCTGAGCATACCAGCACGCATGGTTGTCGGATACCTGCACAATTTGCAACCCATGGATATGCATGCATGGTTTGAGGCTTATATTGCTGGACGCTGGTATACCTTTGATGCAACCCAGACGGGTTTGAAAGGAGGCTATGTCGCTTTGGGATTTGGTCGTGATGCGGCTGATGTAGCCGTTTATAATCAGTTTGGTCCCCCGGTTTATCCGATGGAACAAGTCGTTCAAGTAACGCGCATTAAATAG
- a CDS encoding DUF1080 domain-containing protein gives MENRTTNRIFSIAMLLCLSTSLMYAQKKDQPLGFRPLFNGKNLSGWVDVNTSKETWKVKKGVLICSGKPIGVMRTDRQYENFILEIEWKHMEAGGNSGVFIWSEGTPFGDDPLTKAIEVQMLELEWAVQHNQTDAYVHGELFPTMGMTAIPDNPRGTRSKSLEKRCKGKGEWNKYVVVCVDGTVKLSVNGKFVNGLRAAERKKGYICLEAEGAEIHFRNVRIMELPGGITSPEQTAPVVN, from the coding sequence ATGGAAAATAGAACAACCAACCGAATTTTCAGTATAGCCATGCTGCTTTGCTTGTCTACCTCCCTTATGTATGCCCAAAAAAAGGATCAACCATTGGGTTTTCGCCCACTTTTTAATGGCAAAAACCTATCCGGTTGGGTAGATGTGAATACCTCCAAGGAAACCTGGAAGGTAAAAAAAGGGGTTCTGATTTGTAGCGGTAAGCCTATCGGTGTAATGCGGACCGACCGCCAATATGAAAATTTTATCCTGGAAATCGAATGGAAACACATGGAGGCTGGCGGAAATTCCGGTGTGTTTATCTGGAGCGAAGGCACCCCCTTCGGCGATGACCCGCTGACTAAGGCCATTGAGGTACAAATGCTGGAGCTGGAATGGGCCGTACAACACAATCAAACAGATGCTTATGTCCACGGCGAATTATTCCCCACCATGGGTATGACCGCCATCCCCGATAACCCCAGAGGAACCCGCAGTAAATCACTCGAAAAGCGATGCAAAGGAAAAGGAGAGTGGAATAAATATGTCGTCGTTTGTGTGGATGGAACCGTCAAACTATCCGTCAATGGGAAATTTGTCAACGGGCTCCGCGCTGCTGAGCGTAAGAAAGGATACATCTGCCTGGAAGCGGAAGGCGCCGAAATCCATTTCCGCAATGTCCGCATTATGGAACTTCCCGGGGGGATTACTTCCCCTGAGCAGACGGCACCAGTGGTGAATTGA
- a CDS encoding serine hydrolase, whose protein sequence is MSQPLNRFFSFAFLLFFSAFALLSCRKTTTEASLSEKYKPVVEKLTEAIQYEMKDKMLPAVSMVLVDGQQSVWAQSFGKENPAEEKPADLNTVFRIGSVSKLFTDMAIMQLVEKGEIDLDAPIQTYLPDFRVANPYDKAITLRQLMSHRSGLIREPQAGHYFDDGPSTLAQTVASLTDAPLIYEPETRVKYSNAGIAVVGYVLEKLKNQAFPLYLQTHVLEPLGLKNSAFEPTPEVKKHLAVGEMWSYDGRRFDAPTFELGMSPAGSMYATITDLGKFMAVLFNGGRGENGQILQAETLEKMWEPQFETGNGRNFGLGFALGQQAGHRRVGHGGAIYGFSTQLSALPEQKLGAATVITADGANTVSTRLTEYALDLMLALKNENPLPAYPFTDAIAPAMQEKMEGHYQNQNDRLELEVRSQGLVALTGGMEARVKSNGKNWVIDDRFTYGLAIQPEEDGSLSINGKRYERFDPPKPPPAPARYEGLIGEYGWDHNVLFVYEEQGQLHALIEWFFKYPLTEIDENTFAFPDAGLYHGEQLKFTRNDNGIATQAAIPYSVVFPRRQNIDAAETFQIEPLLPESVLRDSALGAQAPNEPAPKTQPALVELIDLDPSIKLDIRYASTNNFMGATFYQQARAFLQQPAAAALARAHTKLGEQGLGLLIYDAYRPWYVTKMFWDATPDDKRIFVADPSKGSRHNRGCAVDLTLYDRQTGKVITMLAGYDEMTERSFPHYVGGTSLQRWHRRLLREAMEAEGFTVYDFEWWHFDFNAWRDYPIMNVRFEELE, encoded by the coding sequence ATGAGCCAGCCACTTAACCGCTTTTTTTCCTTTGCCTTTCTGCTTTTTTTCAGTGCTTTCGCCTTGCTTTCTTGTCGGAAAACGACTACGGAGGCAAGTCTATCCGAAAAATATAAGCCCGTTGTCGAAAAGCTAACCGAAGCCATTCAATATGAGATGAAAGACAAGATGCTGCCGGCTGTATCGATGGTTTTAGTGGATGGGCAACAAAGTGTCTGGGCACAAAGTTTTGGCAAGGAAAATCCCGCCGAAGAAAAACCTGCCGACCTAAATACCGTTTTTCGCATTGGCTCCGTCTCTAAATTATTCACTGATATGGCTATCATGCAATTGGTGGAAAAAGGGGAAATTGACCTCGATGCGCCGATACAAACATATTTGCCCGATTTTCGAGTTGCCAATCCTTATGATAAAGCCATTACCCTACGGCAATTGATGTCGCATCGTTCTGGGTTGATCCGGGAGCCTCAGGCTGGCCACTATTTCGATGATGGTCCAAGCACCCTGGCTCAAACGGTTGCTAGCCTTACAGATGCGCCACTTATTTATGAACCCGAGACGAGGGTTAAATATTCTAATGCAGGTATTGCCGTGGTCGGCTATGTGTTGGAAAAATTAAAAAACCAAGCCTTCCCGCTCTATTTACAAACACATGTACTTGAACCGCTGGGGTTAAAAAATAGCGCGTTCGAGCCCACGCCTGAGGTAAAAAAACACCTGGCCGTTGGCGAAATGTGGTCCTACGACGGGCGCCGCTTTGATGCCCCTACCTTTGAGTTGGGGATGTCCCCTGCGGGAAGCATGTATGCAACGATTACCGATTTAGGCAAATTCATGGCGGTTCTCTTTAATGGTGGTCGGGGTGAAAATGGACAAATCCTACAAGCGGAAACCCTGGAAAAAATGTGGGAGCCCCAATTTGAAACAGGCAACGGACGCAATTTTGGGTTGGGCTTTGCCCTTGGGCAACAAGCTGGCCATCGGCGTGTGGGGCACGGGGGAGCCATCTACGGTTTTTCTACCCAGCTCTCCGCGCTGCCAGAACAAAAACTAGGCGCAGCCACCGTCATCACGGCTGATGGCGCCAATACGGTTAGCACCCGCCTTACGGAATATGCGCTCGACTTGATGCTGGCTTTAAAAAACGAGAACCCGCTCCCCGCTTATCCCTTTACGGACGCCATAGCGCCAGCAATGCAGGAAAAAATGGAAGGGCATTATCAAAACCAAAACGATAGGCTAGAATTAGAAGTCCGCTCCCAGGGCTTAGTCGCGCTGACTGGTGGAATGGAGGCCCGGGTTAAATCAAATGGTAAAAATTGGGTCATTGACGACCGATTCACTTACGGTCTCGCCATTCAACCTGAGGAAGATGGCAGCCTAAGCATCAATGGCAAACGCTATGAACGTTTTGATCCGCCTAAGCCGCCGCCTGCTCCCGCCAGATACGAGGGGCTGATTGGCGAATATGGCTGGGACCATAATGTGCTTTTTGTATATGAAGAACAAGGACAATTACATGCTCTGATCGAATGGTTTTTTAAATATCCGCTAACTGAAATTGATGAAAACACTTTTGCTTTTCCTGATGCCGGGCTCTATCACGGCGAACAATTAAAATTTACCCGAAATGACAATGGAATAGCAACCCAGGCAGCCATTCCTTATAGTGTGGTCTTCCCTCGCCGTCAAAACATCGATGCAGCGGAGACCTTCCAGATTGAGCCGCTTCTTCCGGAATCTGTACTCCGCGATTCTGCGCTGGGTGCCCAAGCACCGAATGAACCTGCACCCAAAACCCAGCCTGCACTGGTAGAACTCATTGATCTAGATCCTAGTATCAAGTTGGACATTCGTTACGCCAGCACTAATAATTTCATGGGAGCTACTTTTTACCAACAGGCCAGGGCTTTCCTGCAACAGCCAGCTGCCGCGGCCCTTGCTCGCGCCCACACCAAACTGGGCGAACAGGGACTGGGCTTGCTCATCTACGACGCCTATCGCCCCTGGTACGTCACCAAAATGTTCTGGGATGCCACGCCTGATGATAAGCGGATATTCGTGGCTGACCCGTCAAAGGGGTCAAGGCATAATCGCGGCTGTGCGGTTGATCTTACGCTCTACGATCGCCAAACGGGCAAGGTAATCACCATGCTGGCTGGCTATGATGAAATGACGGAGCGTTCTTTTCCGCATTACGTGGGCGGGACGAGTTTGCAGCGCTGGCATCGGCGCCTATTGCGTGAGGCCATGGAAGCAGAGGGTTTTACTGTTTACGATTTTGAATGGTGGCACTTTGATTTTAATGCGTGGCGAGATTATCCGATTATGAATGTGCGGTTTGAGGAGTTGGAGTGA
- a CDS encoding class I SAM-dependent methyltransferase — translation MDYLALNKKNWNDRTDVHYQSDFYNVPAFIAGRNSLKTIELDLLGDIKGKKLLHLQCHFGQDTISLSRLGAEVTGIDFSEKAIQRAKELAQLTQSTTRFMLSDVYGLKSVLNESFDLVFTSYGTIGWLPDIKQWAEVVSHFLRPGGTFVFAEFHPVIWMLSSDFKKIEYRYFNDEPIVEESEVTYTDGAMPGKSKTVGWNHGLAEVIQALIDQGLTLSVFQEFDYSPFNCFDNMVEVAPDKFQVKGIEGKIPMIYALKAMKK, via the coding sequence ATGGATTACCTTGCCCTTAATAAAAAAAACTGGAATGACAGGACTGATGTCCACTACCAATCCGATTTTTACAATGTCCCCGCTTTTATCGCGGGCAGAAACTCCTTGAAGACGATTGAACTGGATTTATTAGGAGATATCAAGGGCAAAAAGTTGCTTCATCTCCAGTGTCATTTCGGGCAAGACACGATTTCCCTCTCACGCCTGGGAGCAGAAGTAACAGGCATCGATTTTTCGGAAAAAGCGATTCAACGCGCAAAGGAATTAGCCCAGCTTACCCAGTCAACCACCCGTTTTATGTTAAGCGATGTATATGGATTAAAATCGGTATTAAACGAGTCTTTCGATCTTGTTTTTACCTCCTACGGTACCATTGGCTGGTTGCCTGACATCAAACAATGGGCGGAGGTAGTCAGCCATTTCCTTCGCCCAGGCGGAACCTTCGTTTTTGCCGAATTTCATCCGGTGATTTGGATGTTGAGTAGTGATTTTAAAAAGATTGAATACCGGTACTTTAATGATGAACCAATCGTAGAAGAAAGTGAAGTAACCTATACGGATGGCGCAATGCCAGGCAAATCTAAAACAGTAGGATGGAACCACGGCTTAGCCGAAGTTATCCAGGCCCTTATTGACCAGGGCTTGACATTAAGTGTATTTCAGGAATTTGATTATTCTCCTTTCAACTGCTTTGACAATATGGTAGAAGTGGCGCCTGATAAATTCCAGGTGAAGGGAATAGAAGGCAAAATCCCTATGATTTATGCATTGAAAGCCATGAAAAAATGA
- a CDS encoding nuclear transport factor 2 family protein yields the protein MRNNRLSFWMLSLLFFACGKTAKGPSLEALKAEVMQAEAAFAKMAREEGLENAFVHFAAAEAVINRNDKLYKGKTAIKAYFQNNQRYTDVKLDWKPDFISVAASGDMAYTYGPYTYEAMDSLKKIEATGIFHTVWQRQADGTWKYVWD from the coding sequence ATGAGAAATAATCGACTTAGTTTTTGGATGCTTAGCTTGCTTTTCTTTGCTTGCGGAAAAACAGCTAAAGGGCCTTCCCTTGAAGCTTTAAAAGCGGAAGTTATGCAAGCCGAAGCTGCCTTTGCAAAGATGGCCAGGGAGGAAGGTTTGGAAAACGCCTTCGTACATTTTGCAGCAGCGGAAGCTGTTATTAATCGCAATGATAAATTGTATAAAGGTAAAACAGCAATTAAAGCGTATTTTCAAAATAACCAGCGATACACCGATGTGAAGCTGGACTGGAAACCTGATTTCATCTCCGTTGCTGCCTCAGGTGATATGGCCTATACTTATGGCCCTTACACCTACGAAGCGATGGATTCGCTCAAAAAGATCGAAGCGACCGGCATCTTTCACACCGTCTGGCAAAGACAGGCCGATGGGACCTGGAAATATGTCTGGGATTGA